From the genome of Geminocystis herdmanii PCC 6308, one region includes:
- a CDS encoding diguanylate cyclase domain-containing protein, giving the protein MITLSGYDIISQIDESINSTVYRGICLSNQQKVILKVLKKNYPTSDSLIRYKQEYELTKSLNLDSIIKAYSLQEYENKLIMILEDFGGESLNILQHNYCFYFLESLKISIRIVQALEQLHKANLIHKDINSNNIIFNYKTEQLKIIDLGIATRLTRENPILKEPQILEGTLAYMSPEQTGRLNLSLDYRTDFYSLGVTLYELFTGKLPFETEDSLELIYCHLAKQPLSPSQINPLIPQPISDIIMKLMAKNPDERYQSTWGLKADLESCLKQFTSTQKIDYFPMAIQDISDKFNIPEKLYGREKEIQLLLDNFNYILEQEIKDIHGGREKDFLKQSNDDLVKGIIDHNNHDNLSSIEPTSQYSKIIFIKGYSGTGKSVLVQEIYKSITDKKGYLITGKFEQFQQNIPYSAIVSALRQLLKQFLTETKENLDKLRRKILNVLGLNGQVIIDVIPELELIIGKQLPVAEIGIKESENRFKLLFQKFINCCCSKEHPLVLFLDDLQWADLATLELIKLLINNREINYLLIIVAYRDQEVQENHPVNKLLNYFQNNQQVFNQIDLGNLTLENIYDLMSDTLKCEVNKIKYLAELVYNKTLGNPFFVKQFLVNLYQKKLIYFNYKKRLWQWKIKKIINQNMTDNVVELMVNEVNLLTPSTQCNLKYSACFGASFTLSNLSLIKETLPTHIFPDLVTAINAGLILPLTTLNENLIIEKYKFKHDRIQQAFYNLIPEEDKAKIHLKIGLLLLENTPENELDNNIFDILKHLNQGRELIKEITLREKLAQLNLTGGIKAKNTIAYSVAKIYLKIAIELLRDNCWQNQYDLTLNLYTTMVEVAYLNGDVEEMTQKTHSVLTNATSILDKVKVYKILIAVETSHSNLLSAIDIGRQALQELGFDLPTRENNDILTKLETQLEGKNIEDFKNLPPMGDKKVKAVMDILWRLYSPIFQGMPELLPFLGEMMVSLSLQYGNASVSPVGYVIYGMVLCTFFEEVEKGYRFGKLALELTENYLNYQYKGIIGQIFATCIQPRQKVMRATLPIYQQSIKISLETGDFLTAGYTILVYDFTLFFSGVELDYLQREINNYYSLLLELKQDSAKIYVDMVQQTIDNLLEKKVQPNYLTGNFYDEMKMFPQHRQQQELTALAQAYTYKIILAYSFHNYSSALDYLVEGESYLGGVSSLIFFPVYHFYSALTYLALYPSVTQKKSESVEVSPSLIIRGEVITQEKIWEKIIHHQGIVAQWAKTAPMNHQHKYDLIEAEKERVLGSKGKAIEFYELALDNGKKNQYLQELALIKELYAQFYLQWGKEKLGYFYLRESHYDYSLWGAKAKIEDLEQKYPQLFEVVSKEITSSGIISQTARNTNSKAIFDLQSIMKASQAITSEIVFGNLLQTLMKILLENAGGTKGCLLLHQPTSEGEIGNFVVSVYCDNERVTIFYEKPVRETLPESILYYTARTKETILLDRDKDNNTKNEDYCYDKFAQDNYIKTYQPLSLLCYPLINQGKLMGVVYLENNLTSGVFTVERIELLKLLSQQAVIAIHNSQLYAHVKEKEEQLREFLEAVPVGIAILDSKGSPYYVNQQAKILLGKGVVPNVTSDKISEVYQNYIAGTNNIYPNDQLPIIKALKGQMSTCEDIEIHQKDRVILLEVWGTPIYDNFGNVEYAMAAFQDITQRKQAEKLLSEYNRILEQQVNDRTLELQKLNQELLNLANLDGLTKIANRRRFDDYLAIEWQRHLRQKEFLALILIDIDYFKLYNDYYQHQKGDDCLITVAQNIAKIPKRSGDLVARYGGEEFVVILPNTNTEGALIVAEEIRQTIVNLQIPHVRSKIFPYVTLSLGVASMIPDSNFTPSQLIYQADGALYLSKEKGRNQVNVYN; this is encoded by the coding sequence ATGATTACCCTATCAGGTTATGACATTATTTCACAAATTGATGAAAGTATAAACTCAACGGTTTATCGTGGAATTTGTTTGTCTAATCAGCAAAAGGTAATTTTAAAAGTTTTAAAAAAAAATTATCCCACTTCTGATTCATTAATTCGTTATAAACAAGAATATGAGTTAACAAAATCACTTAATTTAGATAGCATAATTAAGGCTTATTCTTTACAAGAATACGAGAATAAATTGATCATGATTTTAGAAGATTTTGGAGGAGAATCTTTAAACATTTTACAACATAATTATTGTTTTTATTTTCTTGAATCTCTCAAAATTTCCATCAGAATTGTTCAGGCTTTAGAACAACTACATAAAGCTAATCTTATTCATAAAGATATTAATTCTAATAATATTATTTTCAATTATAAAACAGAACAATTAAAAATAATTGACTTAGGAATTGCCACTCGTTTAACTAGAGAAAATCCCATTTTAAAAGAGCCTCAAATTTTAGAGGGTACTTTAGCATATATGTCTCCCGAACAAACGGGAAGGCTTAATCTTAGCTTGGATTATCGCACAGATTTTTATTCTTTAGGGGTTACTTTATACGAATTATTTACGGGCAAATTGCCTTTTGAAACGGAAGATTCTTTAGAATTAATTTATTGTCATTTAGCCAAACAACCTTTATCTCCTTCTCAAATTAATCCTTTAATTCCTCAGCCTATTTCTGATATTATCATGAAATTAATGGCTAAAAATCCAGATGAGCGTTATCAAAGTACATGGGGTTTAAAAGCTGATTTAGAATCTTGTTTAAAACAGTTTACTTCAACTCAAAAAATTGATTATTTTCCTATGGCTATTCAGGATATTTCTGATAAATTTAACATTCCTGAAAAATTATACGGTAGAGAAAAAGAAATTCAATTACTCTTAGATAATTTTAATTATATATTAGAGCAGGAAATAAAAGATATTCATGGAGGTAGGGAAAAGGATTTTTTAAAACAGTCAAATGATGACCTTGTTAAAGGTATTATTGATCATAATAATCATGATAATTTATCATCGATCGAACCCACGTCACAATATAGTAAAATTATTTTTATTAAGGGTTATTCGGGTACAGGAAAATCAGTATTAGTTCAAGAAATTTATAAATCTATTACCGACAAAAAAGGCTATTTAATTACGGGGAAATTTGAGCAATTTCAACAAAATATTCCCTATAGTGCGATTGTTTCTGCTTTAAGACAATTATTAAAACAATTTTTGACGGAAACAAAAGAAAATCTCGATAAGTTACGCAGAAAAATACTAAATGTATTGGGATTAAATGGACAAGTAATTATCGATGTTATTCCTGAATTAGAATTAATTATTGGGAAACAATTACCCGTAGCAGAAATAGGGATAAAAGAGTCAGAAAATCGCTTTAAATTATTATTTCAAAAATTTATTAATTGTTGTTGTTCAAAAGAACATCCTTTAGTGCTATTTTTAGATGATTTACAGTGGGCTGATTTGGCAACATTGGAATTAATTAAATTATTAATTAATAATCGAGAAATCAACTATTTACTGATAATTGTTGCATATCGAGATCAAGAAGTTCAAGAAAATCATCCCGTCAATAAATTATTAAATTATTTTCAAAATAATCAGCAAGTATTTAATCAAATTGATTTAGGTAATTTAACCTTAGAAAATATTTATGATTTGATGTCAGATACCTTGAAATGTGAGGTTAATAAGATTAAATATTTAGCAGAATTAGTTTATAATAAAACTTTAGGTAATCCTTTTTTTGTTAAACAATTTTTAGTTAATTTATATCAAAAAAAATTGATTTATTTTAATTATAAAAAGCGTCTTTGGCAATGGAAAATTAAGAAAATTATTAATCAAAATATGACGGATAACGTGGTAGAATTAATGGTTAATGAAGTAAATTTATTAACGCCTTCTACTCAATGTAATTTAAAATATTCAGCTTGTTTCGGTGCTAGTTTTACCCTCTCTAATTTAAGTCTAATCAAAGAGACATTACCGACTCATATTTTTCCTGATTTAGTTACTGCTATTAATGCAGGTTTAATTTTACCCTTGACGACTTTAAATGAAAATCTGATTATTGAAAAGTATAAATTTAAGCACGATCGAATTCAACAAGCATTTTATAATTTAATTCCCGAAGAAGATAAAGCAAAAATTCATCTAAAAATAGGTTTATTATTGTTAGAAAATACCCCAGAAAATGAGTTAGATAATAATATATTTGATATTTTAAAACATTTGAATCAAGGTAGAGAATTAATCAAAGAGATAACATTACGAGAAAAATTAGCCCAATTAAATTTAACTGGAGGTATAAAAGCTAAAAATACGATCGCCTATAGTGTAGCAAAAATTTATTTAAAGATCGCCATTGAATTATTAAGAGATAATTGTTGGCAAAATCAATATGATTTAACGCTCAATCTTTATACCACTATGGTAGAAGTAGCCTATTTAAACGGCGATGTCGAGGAGATGACACAAAAAACCCATAGTGTCTTAACTAACGCTACTTCGATTTTAGATAAAGTGAAAGTCTATAAAATTTTGATAGCAGTAGAAACTTCCCACAGTAACCTCTTATCCGCTATAGACATCGGCAGACAAGCCTTGCAAGAATTAGGGTTTGATTTACCGACTAGAGAGAATAATGATATTTTAACTAAGCTAGAAACACAGCTAGAGGGGAAAAATATCGAGGATTTTAAAAATTTACCGCCCATGGGAGATAAAAAAGTTAAGGCGGTAATGGATATATTGTGGCGTTTATATTCCCCTATTTTTCAAGGAATGCCTGAATTATTGCCATTTTTAGGAGAAATGATGGTTAGTCTTTCTTTACAATACGGTAATGCTTCGGTTTCCCCCGTCGGTTATGTTATTTATGGCATGGTGTTATGTACTTTTTTTGAGGAAGTAGAAAAAGGTTATCGTTTTGGGAAATTGGCTTTGGAGTTAACAGAAAATTATCTTAATTATCAGTATAAAGGTATCATTGGACAAATTTTTGCGACTTGTATTCAACCACGTCAAAAAGTCATGAGGGCAACTTTACCCATTTATCAACAAAGTATTAAAATTAGTTTAGAAACGGGAGACTTTTTAACTGCCGGTTACACTATCCTTGTCTATGATTTTACTCTCTTTTTTAGCGGTGTCGAATTAGATTATTTACAAAGGGAGATAAATAATTATTACAGTCTGTTATTGGAATTAAAGCAAGATTCCGCCAAGATTTATGTGGATATGGTACAACAGACGATCGACAATTTACTAGAGAAAAAAGTACAACCTAATTATTTAACGGGGAATTTCTACGATGAAATGAAAATGTTTCCCCAACATCGTCAACAACAAGAATTAACGGCATTAGCCCAAGCCTATACTTATAAAATTATCTTAGCCTACTCTTTTCATAATTATAGTTCGGCTTTAGATTACCTTGTGGAAGGCGAATCTTATTTAGGGGGAGTGTCTTCTCTTATCTTTTTCCCTGTTTATCATTTTTATTCAGCTTTAACTTATTTGGCTTTATATCCCTCTGTGACACAGAAAAAATCGGAATCCGTAGAAGTATCACCTTCTCTTATCATCAGGGGAGAAGTCATCACCCAAGAGAAAATATGGGAAAAAATTATTCATCATCAAGGTATCGTAGCACAATGGGCAAAAACTGCTCCCATGAATCATCAACATAAATACGATTTAATCGAGGCGGAAAAAGAAAGAGTTTTAGGGAGTAAAGGGAAGGCGATAGAATTTTACGAGTTAGCCTTAGACAATGGGAAAAAAAATCAATATTTACAAGAATTAGCCCTTATTAAAGAATTATATGCCCAATTTTATCTCCAGTGGGGGAAAGAAAAATTAGGATATTTTTATCTGAGAGAATCCCATTATGATTATAGTCTTTGGGGTGCAAAAGCCAAGATAGAAGATTTAGAACAAAAATATCCTCAATTATTTGAAGTGGTATCAAAAGAGATTACCTCCTCTGGGATTATTTCCCAAACTGCTAGAAATACCAACTCAAAAGCGATTTTTGACTTACAAAGCATTATGAAAGCCTCTCAGGCTATCACCAGTGAAATTGTTTTCGGAAATTTGTTGCAAACTTTGATGAAAATTTTACTAGAAAATGCGGGAGGCACTAAGGGTTGTTTATTATTACATCAACCTACCTCAGAAGGAGAAATCGGTAATTTTGTGGTTTCCGTTTATTGTGATAACGAGAGAGTCACTATTTTTTATGAAAAACCCGTCAGGGAAACTCTACCAGAGTCGATTCTTTATTATACCGCTCGTACTAAAGAAACTATTTTACTCGATCGAGATAAAGATAATAACACCAAGAATGAGGATTATTGTTACGATAAGTTTGCACAGGATAATTATATAAAAACCTATCAACCTCTTTCCCTTCTTTGCTATCCATTAATTAATCAAGGTAAATTAATGGGGGTAGTTTATTTGGAGAATAATTTGACTAGCGGTGTGTTTACTGTAGAGAGGATTGAATTATTAAAGTTACTATCGCAACAGGCGGTGATTGCTATTCACAATTCCCAATTATATGCCCATGTGAAGGAAAAAGAAGAACAATTACGGGAATTTTTGGAAGCTGTGCCTGTGGGTATTGCCATTTTAGACTCAAAAGGAAGCCCATATTATGTCAATCAACAAGCTAAAATCCTTTTAGGTAAAGGAGTAGTTCCCAATGTGACTTCTGATAAGATTTCCGAAGTCTATCAAAATTATATCGCAGGTACGAATAATATCTATCCAAATGATCAATTACCTATTATTAAAGCCTTAAAAGGGCAAATGTCCACCTGCGAAGACATCGAAATTCATCAGAAGGATCGTGTAATTCTATTAGAAGTATGGGGGACACCGATTTATGATAACTTTGGTAATGTAGAATATGCCATGGCGGCGTTTCAAGATATTACTCAACGAAAACAAGCCGAGAAGTTACTATCAGAATATAATCGCATTTTAGAACAACAAGTAAACGATCGAACATTAGAGTTACAAAAACTTAATCAAGAATTATTGAATTTAGCTAACTTAGATGGTTTAACCAAGATAGCGAATCGTCGTCGCTTTGATGATTATTTAGCCATTGAATGGCAAAGACATTTAAGACAAAAGGAATTTTTAGCCTTAATTCTCATAGATATAGACTATTTTAAACTTTATAACGATTACTACCAACATCAAAAAGGGGATGACTGTTTAATTACCGTTGCCCAAAATATTGCCAAAATACCGAAACGTAGCGGTGATTTAGTCGCTAGATATGGAGGAGAAGAATTTGTGGTAATTTTACCTAATACCAATACCGAAGGTGCATTAATTGTCGCTGAAGAAATCCGTCAGACTATTGTTAATTTACAAATTCCCCATGTTCGATCGAAAATTTTTCCTTATGTCACCTTGAGTTTAGGGGTTGCCAGTATGATACCCGATTCTAATTTTACCCCATCTCAACTAATTTACCAAGCCGATGGAGCTTTATATCTTTCTAAAGAGAAAGGGAGAAATCAAGTTAATGTTTATAATTAG
- a CDS encoding KGK domain-containing protein produces MIENTEYLDEQDIINLTNPQIKWRMPHTTFSVDEFLIKLSQNLVFNEDSEEYLKDGVPVRILSQGKLWRKGKVRLSMEFIPDENIEPPSLLDDFRK; encoded by the coding sequence ATGATTGAAAATACAGAGTATTTAGATGAGCAAGATATTATTAATCTTACTAATCCACAAATAAAATGGAGAATGCCTCATACAACTTTTTCTGTCGATGAATTTCTAATTAAATTATCACAAAATCTTGTTTTTAATGAAGATTCAGAAGAATATTTAAAAGACGGAGTACCCGTTAGAATTTTATCTCAAGGAAAACTGTGGAGAAAAGGAAAAGTTAGGTTATCTATGGAGTTTATTCCTGATGAAAATATTGAACCTCCATCTCTATTAGATGACTTTAGAAAATAA
- a CDS encoding dynamin family protein, with protein sequence MTKIHPQCADLASQVNQILELLQKNPELRSHQNTSQLETSLRKAISPRFEIVFAGAFSAGKSMLINALLGRELLYSAEGHATGIECYIEYALPEQEKVVLTFLSEKEILEQILYISKRLNINLTDIYVNQAHVIEQLLKESEQIIAQEGGVNKSETAKQANALKLLLEGFEDNKDKIREDSNATYSMGQFNFNNLTEAATYARRGKNSAVLKRLDYYCHHPLLEDGNVLVDLPGIDAPIQKDAKLAYDKIENPDTSLVVCVLKPASAGDLTQAETDLLEKIKSNPAIRDRVFYVFNRIDETWYSGQLRQRLEHLIATEFNHTNRVYKTSGLLGFYGTQIKQTSFHDRYGLDSIFQDSIKELGGEEETPQFISEFNNYCANSGKLTRTNFKVSVHGYDTPNQNYLRILGEWGVPLIDQLINDSGIENFKYEIARYLTEEKRPQLFTNLADDLQPICIALKKFYQNKQTNLISQPQEIETMKQQELARLNTQLQEIGDHFYSYMEEEINQIVNQENKLFNQDFNKMQSRFVNHLDELLQTFSVSDTYSLAVKAHPRNQTAPLIAVLVEALYYLSNSLEDVLIEELKDLVKNFVVNLVVSVRQQECYRQLYHLLGSDSGIENQLTTLETELFYALKTIATTECDRYVRETPQFYSEGTFSIYQFRETLKQTSQAYDVSSMIEAEPAIRQLLKLDFEPKVNYTIRQVFRQSVNQTIKTNLLPIAQKIRENILEQYDLARENMEENLEQEVQEKLAYNKQLMAEIHEDSLTYNEMISNINNCLEAMQVYERKLPLIDIHE encoded by the coding sequence ATGACAAAAATTCATCCCCAGTGTGCCGACTTAGCTTCTCAAGTTAATCAAATCCTTGAATTACTCCAGAAAAATCCCGAACTTCGATCGCACCAAAACACCTCACAACTAGAAACCAGCCTACGAAAAGCCATATCTCCGCGCTTTGAAATAGTCTTTGCAGGGGCATTTAGTGCAGGAAAATCCATGTTAATCAACGCCTTACTCGGACGTGAATTATTATATAGTGCAGAAGGTCACGCCACAGGCATTGAATGTTATATTGAATATGCACTCCCCGAACAAGAAAAAGTAGTATTAACGTTTTTAAGTGAGAAAGAGATTTTAGAGCAAATTCTTTATATTTCCAAACGTCTTAACATCAACTTAACAGATATTTACGTTAATCAAGCCCATGTAATTGAGCAATTACTAAAAGAATCTGAGCAAATTATCGCCCAAGAAGGAGGAGTTAACAAGTCAGAAACCGCTAAACAAGCCAATGCTTTAAAGCTGTTATTAGAAGGTTTTGAAGACAATAAAGACAAAATCAGAGAAGACAGCAACGCTACTTACTCCATGGGGCAGTTTAACTTTAATAATCTCACGGAAGCGGCTACTTACGCTCGTCGAGGCAAAAATTCGGCTGTGTTAAAACGCCTTGATTACTATTGTCATCATCCTCTCCTTGAAGATGGTAACGTCTTGGTTGATTTACCCGGTATCGATGCCCCCATTCAAAAAGATGCCAAGTTAGCCTACGATAAAATCGAAAATCCTGATACTTCCCTCGTGGTGTGTGTGTTAAAACCAGCTTCTGCTGGAGATTTAACCCAAGCAGAAACAGATTTATTAGAAAAAATTAAGTCTAATCCTGCCATTAGAGATCGAGTTTTTTATGTCTTTAATCGCATTGATGAAACGTGGTATTCTGGTCAATTAAGACAACGATTAGAGCATTTAATTGCAACGGAATTTAACCACACCAATCGAGTGTATAAAACCAGTGGATTATTGGGCTTTTATGGTACACAAATTAAGCAAACTTCCTTTCACGATCGATACGGATTAGATAGTATATTTCAGGATAGCATTAAAGAGTTAGGAGGAGAAGAAGAAACCCCTCAATTCATCAGTGAATTTAATAACTACTGTGCCAACTCTGGTAAATTAACCCGTACTAATTTTAAAGTTTCTGTTCATGGTTACGACACTCCAAATCAAAACTATTTACGCATTTTAGGTGAATGGGGAGTACCGTTAATTGATCAACTAATTAATGATAGTGGTATCGAGAATTTTAAATACGAAATTGCTCGTTATTTAACAGAAGAAAAACGCCCTCAATTATTTACTAATTTAGCTGATGATTTACAACCAATTTGCATCGCTTTAAAGAAATTTTATCAAAATAAACAGACGAATTTAATTAGTCAACCTCAAGAAATTGAGACGATGAAACAACAAGAATTAGCTCGTTTAAACACTCAATTACAAGAAATTGGTGATCATTTTTACAGCTATATGGAGGAAGAAATTAACCAAATTGTTAACCAAGAAAACAAGTTATTTAATCAAGATTTTAACAAAATGCAATCCCGTTTTGTTAATCATCTCGACGAATTATTACAAACATTTTCCGTTAGCGATACCTATAGTTTAGCCGTAAAAGCTCATCCGAGAAACCAGACAGCACCATTAATTGCGGTTTTAGTAGAGGCTTTATATTATCTTTCTAATTCCCTTGAAGATGTGCTAATTGAGGAATTAAAAGACTTAGTAAAAAACTTTGTCGTCAATTTAGTTGTTTCTGTACGTCAACAGGAATGTTATCGTCAACTTTATCATTTATTAGGCAGTGATAGCGGAATCGAAAATCAATTAACCACTTTAGAAACTGAATTATTTTATGCCTTAAAAACTATTGCAACTACAGAGTGCGATCGATATGTGCGAGAAACACCTCAGTTTTATAGTGAAGGTACATTTTCCATCTATCAATTTCGGGAGACATTGAAACAGACATCTCAAGCCTATGATGTTTCGTCAATGATAGAAGCAGAACCTGCCATTCGTCAACTCTTAAAACTAGACTTTGAGCCAAAAGTAAACTATACAATTCGCCAAGTTTTTCGTCAATCAGTAAACCAAACTATCAAGACAAATTTATTACCCATAGCGCAAAAAATTCGAGAAAATATTTTGGAGCAATATGATTTAGCAAGGGAAAATATGGAGGAAAATTTAGAACAAGAAGTGCAGGAAAAATTAGCCTATAATAAACAATTAATGGCAGAAATTCATGAAGATTCTCTTACTTATAATGAGATGATTTCTAATATTAATAATTGCTTAGAAGCCATGCAAGTTTACGAACGAAAATTACCATTAATTGACATTCACGAATAA
- a CDS encoding ADP-ribosylglycohydrolase family protein yields MKQKCRIKGILLGTAVGDSVGLPAEGIARKRNQRMFKGKWHQRLFFGYGMISDDTEHSIFVAQCLLACGDDEQIFLKRLAWCLKWWLVSLPAGVGLATLKSIIRLWLGVSPLKSGVYSAGNGVAMRSSIIGGYFADNIVKLDDFVTLSTRITHSDPRALIGARSIAHITAWIIREDLQECPDIDELEIMLRLVEDTETEWLNLVNKIIYSLKQGLSVIEFAESIGQKKGISGYIYHTVPMAIYAWYQHFDNFQEALEAVFNCGGDTDTTGAITGALCGATLGESAIPQSWRQKILEYPRNIKLLEKIGDKLTENINNNYQKSSPVNYHWWWILPRNLLFLIIVLTHGFRRLLPPF; encoded by the coding sequence ATGAAACAAAAATGTCGTATTAAAGGTATTTTACTCGGTACAGCCGTGGGTGATTCCGTTGGTTTACCGGCGGAAGGAATAGCAAGAAAGCGTAATCAAAGAATGTTTAAAGGAAAATGGCATCAAAGATTATTCTTTGGTTATGGCATGATTAGCGATGATACAGAGCATAGTATTTTTGTCGCTCAGTGTCTTCTTGCCTGTGGTGATGATGAGCAAATTTTTCTCAAAAGACTGGCATGGTGTCTCAAATGGTGGTTAGTTTCCTTACCTGCTGGGGTGGGTTTGGCTACCTTAAAATCGATTATTCGTTTATGGTTAGGAGTTTCTCCCCTCAAAAGTGGCGTATATTCCGCAGGAAATGGTGTCGCTATGCGATCGAGCATTATCGGAGGGTATTTTGCTGATAATATAGTTAAACTGGATGATTTTGTCACTTTATCCACTAGAATAACCCATAGTGATCCTCGTGCTTTAATTGGGGCAAGATCGATCGCTCATATTACAGCATGGATTATAAGAGAAGATTTACAAGAATGTCCCGACATAGACGAATTGGAAATAATGCTCAGGTTAGTAGAAGATACAGAAACAGAATGGTTAAACTTAGTAAATAAAATTATTTATAGCTTAAAACAAGGATTATCTGTGATAGAATTTGCAGAGTCGATCGGACAAAAAAAAGGAATTTCAGGATATATATATCATACTGTTCCTATGGCAATTTATGCGTGGTATCAACATTTTGACAACTTTCAAGAGGCTTTAGAAGCGGTGTTTAATTGTGGTGGTGATACCGATACCACGGGAGCGATTACGGGGGCTTTATGTGGAGCAACATTAGGAGAATCAGCGATTCCGCAATCATGGCGACAAAAAATTTTAGAGTATCCTCGCAATATTAAATTATTAGAAAAAATAGGAGATAAACTAACAGAAAATATCAACAATAATTATCAAAAAAGTAGCCCCGTTAACTATCATTGGTGGTGGATATTACCAAGAAATTTACTATTTTTAATTATAGTTTTAACTCATGGTTTTCGCCGTTTATTACCGCCTTTTTAA
- a CDS encoding KGK domain-containing protein, producing MNKNVELLNQEDVIKVKNEKTKWVITHSTFTVNDLTSGLTQKFGGNEELMKWSKEGVEANVLVEGKSWRQGKVRLSMEFIPDENIEPPSLLDDFRK from the coding sequence ATGAACAAAAATGTAGAACTATTAAACCAAGAAGATGTTATTAAAGTTAAAAATGAAAAAACTAAATGGGTAATCACTCACTCAACTTTTACTGTTAACGACTTAACTTCTGGATTAACTCAAAAATTTGGAGGAAATGAAGAATTAATGAAATGGTCAAAAGAGGGAGTAGAAGCTAATGTTTTAGTAGAAGGAAAATCATGGAGACAAGGAAAAGTTAGGTTATCTATGGAGTTTATTCCTGATGAAAATATTGAACCTCCATCTCTATTAGACGACTTTAGAAAATAA
- a CDS encoding KGK domain-containing protein produces the protein MTNKKIESLQQTDVIKLSDQKTKWVMSHRTFTVNDFTSALVKKYTSNEEILKYSEEGIEAEVLLSGKGWQKGKVRLSIEFIPDKVDNIDSNLDDLMKKCFTNK, from the coding sequence ATGACTAATAAAAAAATTGAATCTTTACAACAAACAGATGTGATTAAATTAAGTGATCAAAAAACTAAATGGGTAATGTCACATAGAACTTTTACTGTTAACGATTTTACCTCAGCATTAGTAAAAAAATATACTAGCAATGAAGAAATTTTAAAGTATTCTGAAGAAGGTATAGAGGCTGAAGTTTTATTGTCAGGAAAAGGATGGCAAAAAGGTAAGGTTCGTTTATCGATCGAGTTTATTCCTGATAAAGTTGATAATATAGACTCTAACTTGGATGACTTAATGAAAAAATGCTTTACAAATAAATGA
- a CDS encoding type II toxin-antitoxin system HicB family antitoxin — protein MENYNYTMLIQWSEEDQCFVVSLPEWGEFCHTHGDTYEEGVKNGKELLDFLIESAIKAQEDLQKIKMFSLV, from the coding sequence ATGGAAAACTATAATTACACAATGTTAATTCAATGGTCTGAAGAAGATCAATGTTTTGTGGTAAGTTTACCTGAATGGGGGGAATTTTGCCATACTCACGGTGATACTTATGAGGAGGGAGTAAAAAATGGCAAAGAATTGTTAGATTTTTTGATTGAATCTGCGATAAAAGCCCAAGAAGATTTACAAAAAATTAAGATGTTTTCTTTAGTTTAA
- a CDS encoding Uma2 family endonuclease, translating into MIAIQDVKKLSPEDYLLQEKTNLVKHEYINGEVYEMAGASSAHVTISLNIASSLKNHLRGGKCRVYISDMKVRIDSQNVFYYPDVIVTCSDEDKGFSYYKKSPQVIIEVLSDSTESFDRGDKFADYRKIESLREYVLISQSKKRVDLFRKEDDNSWRLESFSEKENLGIKSINFNCAVATLYEDLD; encoded by the coding sequence ATGATAGCCATTCAAGACGTTAAAAAATTATCTCCCGAAGACTATTTATTGCAGGAAAAAACTAACTTAGTCAAACACGAATATATTAATGGTGAGGTGTACGAAATGGCTGGTGCAAGTTCTGCTCATGTTACTATTTCTTTAAATATTGCGTCTTCATTAAAAAATCATTTAAGGGGTGGTAAATGCCGAGTTTATATTTCAGATATGAAGGTAAGAATAGACAGTCAAAATGTGTTTTATTATCCTGATGTGATAGTGACTTGCAGTGATGAAGACAAGGGTTTTAGTTATTATAAAAAATCTCCTCAAGTTATTATAGAAGTTTTGTCAGACAGTACAGAATCTTTCGACAGGGGGGATAAATTTGCTGACTATAGAAAAATAGAAAGTTTAAGAGAATATGTACTTATTTCTCAAAGTAAAAAAAGGGTAGATTTGTTTAGGAAAGAAGATGATAATTCATGGCGATTAGAGTCTTTTTCTGAAAAAGAAAATCTAGGGATAAAAAGTATTAATTTTAATTGTGCTGTTGCCACTTTATATGAAGATTTAGATTAA